One genomic segment of Paenibacillus xylanexedens includes these proteins:
- a CDS encoding alpha/beta hydrolase has protein sequence MDQAADGLIASGQIESLIIVGIAHVRPVTHNEFYHDIAPEREAVSVGCSGIDYEHFIIHELKPLIDHRYRTLPDKSNTGLLGSSAAALCTLHMGMRNPDVFGKLIMMSPFYVDVQLDDTLESGLLEEKMYRLPEEVPDVRMWMDIGDTEGLFLPSQVRRVAHQLLERGVGSDEELAFLEQQDACHQEGDWGARVHLPLLYMFGHVGKPSSLKLLGRDVIGLQGGMTVCINAQIHYESGLVQSLLHGNYTSSDPGVIQVRSSGELVPVGIGSASITLTLGELSTTRIYTVVPELSTHVEVCIHAEVTSEEEPEETIYGGKGMKLVRFGKGRYEGCYQVPRDSGFSFRFTRGFRRFETDVDGKPIANRVFRATDDMSVHYLIQSWGSTSAKTGTGGPK, from the coding sequence ATGGATCAGGCAGCGGACGGACTAATTGCCTCCGGGCAGATTGAATCACTGATTATTGTCGGTATTGCACATGTCCGTCCAGTCACGCACAACGAATTCTACCACGACATTGCTCCTGAGAGAGAGGCCGTGAGTGTGGGGTGCTCAGGCATCGACTATGAGCATTTCATCATTCATGAGCTCAAACCGCTCATTGATCATCGATATCGGACGCTGCCGGATAAGTCGAATACCGGGTTGTTAGGTTCATCTGCCGCGGCGCTTTGTACATTGCACATGGGGATGCGAAATCCAGATGTTTTCGGAAAACTGATCATGATGTCGCCATTCTATGTGGATGTGCAGCTGGATGACACATTGGAAAGCGGACTGTTGGAAGAAAAAATGTACCGCTTGCCAGAAGAGGTACCCGACGTTCGAATGTGGATGGATATTGGAGATACAGAAGGTCTGTTTCTACCTTCTCAGGTCAGAAGGGTAGCTCATCAATTACTTGAACGCGGAGTAGGATCGGATGAGGAATTGGCATTTCTGGAACAGCAGGATGCCTGTCATCAGGAAGGTGACTGGGGAGCACGCGTTCATCTCCCGTTACTATACATGTTCGGCCACGTGGGTAAGCCCTCTTCGCTCAAACTGCTTGGAAGGGATGTCATCGGACTACAGGGTGGAATGACCGTGTGTATCAATGCGCAAATACACTACGAGAGCGGATTGGTTCAGAGTCTGCTGCATGGCAATTATACTTCAAGTGACCCGGGTGTCATCCAGGTTCGTTCGAGTGGAGAGCTGGTGCCTGTTGGTATTGGGAGTGCATCCATCACGCTAACTTTGGGGGAACTGTCTACTACACGCATCTACACGGTTGTTCCTGAATTGTCCACTCATGTGGAGGTCTGCATTCATGCAGAGGTAACCTCAGAGGAAGAGCCGGAGGAAACGATATATGGTGGGAAGGGCATGAAGCTTGTCCGTTTTGGTAAAGGTCGATATGAGGGTTGTTACCAAGTCCCGCGTGATAGTGGGTTCTCCTTCCGATTTACTCGCGGTTTCCGTCGTTTCGAGACCGATGTGGATGGCAAACCTATTGCCAATCGGGTATTTCGAGCGACAGATGATATGTCTGTGCATTACCTAATCCAATCCTGGGGCAGTACGTCAGCCAAAACGGGAACAGGAGGCCCAAAATGA